The sequence caacattcatggactcctttttttcatttttgggaacaaacttgccccatcttttgggttcctgcttttcctttccccttcgagggtcatgaatAAGCGCTCcttcctttccagcagaagacatgctcaaatccatatcgtgagcatgAGTAGCTAAGTCTTCgaaggattttggtttaattccttgcaagatgtagagaagcccccagtgcattccttagacgcacatctctattgcagaagcttcactGAGCCTATCTTTCCAGTTTAGACTCGCATTTCTCCATCAATTGATGAAGTTGATGATTGGCTCATCCTTTCTTTGTCGAGTATTTATGAGCTCTATCATGCTTactgtacgccttgtgctataaaaccGATTTAGGAATTCGTGTTCCAATTGCTTTCAACTATCGATAGAGTTAGGCTCGAggtccgtataccaatcaaaggcattttcctttagggaatgaacaaactgtttgacaagatagtcaccataagttccagcattattacatgtctcaacaaagtgtgtgaAATGTTGTTTCGGAttacctttgccctcaaattattgaaatttggggggATTGACAGCCAGCAAgaattttgaggctatctattctcgCAGTGTAGGGCTTAGCATAcgcaagggaagacttggtgacaacatcatacttgtctttgaggatcccttcaataaattccctcaattgcccaatcgggatcattcctTCAACAGAAACTTACACCTCTTTAGTCGGTGGTGTTTAtttcacaggattttctatctcatgaacctctggagcTTTTTCCAGTGCATGGATAGATTCTCCGTCTATCAAGCCTTCCACCCTATCTATtatcttatcaatcctagcctcttgattctgaacatagttggtcaggcctttaattgcctttgtcagattcgcaagctgctcttccatagatgaggcatcagttaccataGCCTGCATGATCACCGGAGACGTCGGAGAGTAACATGGATTATCGCGTAGGTTGATCTTCGAAGTGCTTAACTTATGTGGTGTAAGTTGAGATGACGCATTTGTTGAACAACCATCGCTCTTTGCGCCAGAGGATTTGGAACCAGAATGCTCAAGTAAAGCAAGAGTCTTCTTAGGCGATTCCACGACACTGTTTCCTCCTTCCGAAGCACTTGTATTGGACTTcattccttttggggttgaagatccaaaaactggagtTGGTGCGGATGACACTAGATGTGTTTGTTGTCttagcaagcctgccttgctcctCGTGACAGCTCCTAAACTaccaaaagtaacaccaaggatgctttccaCTTCGGCAGAGAACCTTGAATCAACAGCCTTGGAAGCAATTGATTGAGAGTTAAttttcttggaagtcatttcagcgTTCTTAATCTTCAAAGTCTGAAAAGTTGAGATTAGAGGTAGAGATcctcccactgggcgtgccataatttattggacagtaaaattctcaaaactgaaaataaataatcgagataagaaaaatactgcaacaatcgatttattgatttcaataagtgagtgatacaatctctatgattcctttgattcgccttttcaactatcaattcaagggcttcgagcttgatcttgaactttaacttgatcttgacttgtgcttgaatccaagggcttggtagcttgttcttgaatcttgcggtcttgatcttgaacttgaacttgatttgaagacttgatgagcttgatctcgacttgtacttgaattcaagggtctTTGAGctagttcttgaatcttgaagtcttgatcttgaagcttgaactttgttcttgaatcttgaactcttgatcatgaaatcttgagcttgttcttgaatttgtagagaaatctgcCGCTTTGATCTACGAGttctctcttgcttcttgttaaacttgttcctcccttttctgaattatgaggcccttatttatagttataggaagtaaagagtcatgataaacatgaacttcctttgaccaatcagatttaagtgacatggcaTTTCTTACAGGCTTTTAActtactgcatcattttgacacgtGGCGTGGTCCCATTGGCtcattcacttgacttggcatgccacgtcatttgacatgtggcatcAAATTGGGCCTCTAGCATATGATAACATCTTGGGCTTGCTAAAGTGGGCTcagtcatttgtagcccaaattaatatgATGACATCTTGGACTTGATAAAGTGGGCTAATCATTTTtaacccaaattaatggactaggtCAATTAAAagaattggactttaattaaacctACACATATTTGGATTTAAACAATTAATCCAATTacattaatccgcaatatttatttgggattagtatattttaattttaatattatccgAATTTGTACAGACAATACGTAAGGATCATGTTATTTTGGATTGGAATAAACACATGATGCTAGAAAATTTGTCCGCCTTTGAATAATGAAGCCACCAGAAAAAGAGCTTTCCTATCCTTTCAGTTTTTTGATTCTCAAGTCTTTTATTATCACTGCTGATGTTCTTTATTTAAGGCGATTTGGTTGAGACAGTCCGCAATTTCTATTTAGTGAAGGCGTTGTTAAGTCAATAAGTTTGAACTCTCACTTTTCTTCATatactggaatttgaaaattttaatttgtatttttagtGTGTATCCGAAACCAAAAATAGCCTTTCCACCCCGCAAAGGTAGCGCTAATGTCTGTGTACATCCTATCCTCCCTGGAAAACCAAAAGCACACAATAGCTTGTCTATGTTTTGCTGGCTTTGCTTCTGAGTTAATTAAGTAGAGGTAGAAATGATTTTAGTTCTTGCATGAACTCAGATTGCTGAGAAATGTGTGTACTTAATCAACACAACAATGGCTTTCAGCTTCAACTGAAATGTTTTTGTTTCTACAGAGTTAAATATCAACTTAAGGGCTGCAACAGATTATATACACTCCAGCCCAATTGCGCGCCTAAAAGGAGAGAATAAGATTCACAACTTGGATCCATGcaagttttggttttgatctgaaTGACGAATTCATCGATTCCATCTACATGCCAAGCCATATGGTCATCTCCAAGAACGTCAAAGGGACAACCTACGCAACATATGGAACAGTAAGACTGCAGTTTGAAGATCTCAAGGAATATAGCTCTTAACATTAACATTTGCATAGCAGAAAGAATTTGGATGATATGGTGAGCTGTATATTTACCAATAGGCTCATAGCACTAACTATCTATGCAGAATTGGGAGAGCACACGCTTGAGAAGTATGATTTCCCTCCTTGTATACAAGATTTCCGCGCACAAAGGTTGACAGAACTTTTCCAGCGAGCCTTGATCCCATGTATGCAGAAATACTCTGCCAAAGTGAAACGAATAAGAACAATAAACAACTTTTTGAGAAATCCAAAGAAGAATCAAGGAATGTAAAGAACTGTTCCACGCGCAAAATTTCAATTTGATTCTGGTAACTCCATGCAAATAATCTGACAGCTGGCTTTCAAAATAAAGGTGATTTACTTCTAAAGCATAACTTAATTGTATCGAGTATAGCCTTTAAACATGTTTGCTAATCGTCAAAATTTCTGCATACGCAAATCAGGTATGAGAAACTACTTTGAATTACTagttttcaaggaaaaaacagGTAAGTTTACTTACAGGATGCTTAATATGTACAGGGTAGTCGTTATCCAGGTTAAACTCCACGTCTGGCTCCCATACAACTATATCTGCTTGGTTCCCTACAGCAATTGCCCCCTGCACAAGAACGATAATCAAATACCAGCTACCAAGATATGGAAATATCACAGCAACTTAAACTGCAGCAGTTCCAAAACTTTGTACGGATCATAAAATGGAGCAAATTAAAGTAGTCCTTtctgacatcaatttttttcaaaagtagagCAAAATGACACTTGAACTTGTTTAATGTCAGACAGTAGATTTAATGTTGAAATACTTCCACACGATACCTTAGTAGTGAGACCAGCAAGTTTGGCAGGCTTCTCACTCCACCAGGACGCTAACTGCTCAAATGTTATTCCATACTTGCGGCCATATGTCCATGTCGCAGGTAGAACAAACTGCACAAACAGTAACAACCCCTTATAGTATTCCAAACAGATTATGATGAGTATGTTAGACAATTACGCCATTCATTGTACTAATTGTAACTATCACTGATAGGGCAAAGGAAAATTCTACTGATAAATATGTATTCTCGTATTCAGTGGTTAAAAGGTTATATTTATACTCTAGATTCACAAAAAGGACCTTTATGACTTCTCTAATCGTCAGAAACAAAGTGTAACTAGCATGGGTAGTAGTTCTAATAGGAATTTTTGGAAGATAAAGAGTAGAAGTTTCAGAAAAAAATcttgcttcaaccataatttttcGAAAATGTTAACTGATACATTGAAGACATCGTTTACGCAAGTGTCATCCATCTATATGCAAGTCAGCTTTTCCATTACTTATAATTCGAGTAAATCCTATTATCTCCAAATGGCTTATATCTGCATTATTTCTGAGCCCACACAGTAATCACAGGTAATTAGTAAATGTAAAGACCTGTAAAGAAGATACGCCACCCCATGCTTTCAAGAAGTCACCCTCATTTAAGAGTTTCAATTCTGGCACAGCAGGGGAGTGGTCAGAACTTAACATGTCAATATCTCCATCCTGAAATGCACACATAACCAAAATGAAGGAAATTCTTTGAAAAGAAGAAATATGGGATGTGATTATAGCAGTAACAGAGTTTGGAAGTTGACTATACCAGTAAAGCATCCCATAGTTTTTCTTTATTGGCTGCATCACGGATAGGTGGAGCACACTTGAACCGAGTATCTCCATCAGGAATATCTTCAGCTGCAAAAGCAAGATAATGGGGGCAAGTTTCAACAGTGATACTATCACCCCTTTGCTTGGCTTCCTACGAAAATTCCAAAAAATAGAAGGCATATTCAGTAAAATGATAATGTAAGATATTCCACAACAATTTTAGGTGCAAAATTATTAAGTGCCACACTAATGGAAACAAGAAAGTGGGAGAAAACAAGAACCAAAATGCCTTGCGAAGGACATATATGAGTAGGTcagaaataattatttcaatatctATGCTACATCCAACTGAATCAATATTACTATTTACTCATCATTCAAGAAAGTGATCGTATTGTGATGCAAGCATGTGATGGCAGCCCTGACGTCATTTCCTATAGTGTGATGAAGAGCAGAGGCGGAGCTAGCCTATTAAAGGGGGTtcgtccgaacccccttcgacgaaaaattatattattaatacatggttaaaatgatttttatttatatattctagatgttgaacccccttcgatgagtttttcttcagattttgaacccCCTAAGCAAAAACCCTGGCTCCGCCTCTATGAAGAGTAACAGAATTCCTTTACAGTGATGACTTCCTTGTTCTTAACAAAAATAGTCCCACCACAAAGGGTACAAAGGCAATAAATTGATAGTATacagatgttttttttttgttttttttttgagaatttcaGTATACAAATGAATTAATAATCGAAGCCCAAAAGTGAGCAGAATTTTTCGCTACCTTAATGAGGTTTAGTGAAGTTCTAGCATCAGACAGATGAACAATATGCAGATGAGCCCCTTCAGCAGAACCACCAGCCCTCGTGTCTTTAGACAATGTTATGAGCTGATTGATAGCTGCCTCTTCCCTGTTAAAGAACAAAGATATCAAAAGGTAATACAATGTGAAAAAACACTAGAAAAAAGAGGATCTAAGATATAATTGGAAGCTGATACTATAAACATCTTAATGTGGTAGAGCAccgtacatatgtatcatatatACGCAAAGAGAAACGGGAAGAGAGGGACAAGAAAGAGAATGCATAGTGAGAgaggaacaacaacaacaaaatacccaGTGTATGTTGTCAAATTTAAAAACGTGAAAATACGCATCAGCTGAAAGTAAAACAAGAAATGTTTGTTACACCTCCTGGAAATACATGCAAATATGTTAAGAATGTGACACAACTGGAAACACACAAGAAGAATGATATGCTACCTCAGCACAATTCTACTCTAGATTCGAGCATATGATAAAAGGGAATATACTTACATTGAAGCAGGCCTGGTCTTAAGATATGTAGAATATGATCTGGCATTGTCGACCCCATCCTCCATTTCCAGTTTTCCATCAAGATTTACTTCCACTTCGGCATGAACAAGTAGGGGTCTTTTGTATCGAGCCAGAGTAGGGAGTGCTTCCTGCGTAGTTAAGCATTGAATCATAAGCACAGTAGAAAGTCTAATAATGTTTGTTCAAATGACCATCTGCAAAGAGATATCAAATAGTTACTGCAGAATGATCAGAAAAAAACAAACTCAAAAAGAGGACAAATTATGTACCTTTATGTGGGATGACGTTGTCATGGGAAAGTCATTGATGCCTGATGGCACCATAAAAGACTGCAAAAAGGAAAACATGTCCAATTATAAATGGGACACACCAATTGAAATGACACAGAGTGCTATAGAGAATGCCCAAGATGATCTCTCAAACAGAGAAGATACATTGTCAATTCGTAAGGTAATATTTGGGAAGTTAAGGAACTTGTCCAAAAACATTTTGTGTTTAGTATATTGGATATATCATCAATCTTTGCTTGACTTTCAGACAACCGTGATATCAAACTCAATCGCATGTATGTTAGCCAGATTACCTTCAAACCCAGAACACCAGCATTTAGAAGTCTTTCTAGAGAACTTGCATTTTCTGCATTTTCTGGAACCAAACCTCCCCAGAAACCTGTAGATACAAGAAGTAAGTAACGTCTTACTACAACATCAATCAAACAAGAATAAAGCTTCACAATCATACCAACATCCACGTAGACCCTCCCTTCTGCAGCATCGACCTGCGAAAGAACAATAACCCTGACTATATGTTTTACAATATGACCTACTTGAATCTGGGAGCTTCTATTAGCATTTTTATAAGTTCATTAGCTTGAATGCCATAGAACCCATACAGATGCACCATATCAAATGACCAGCTGACCTCAATAAAAGGAAAATGTAGGCGCCAATAATCACACTAGAAACAAATAGTTTCCGTTGATAAGCTAGAAATATTTACCCTGTCAAAATTGTTCGCAAAACATATCAAAAATCTATATGATATGCTTACCTTAAGTTTTAAAGTTTCTTCAGAAACTGTTGATGGAGCACTATTAAGAGGCATGTCAACTAATGTAGTTACTCCACCTGGAAAGAACATAGTAATGTGAAATACAATCATTAGGTTCTGCATACTCCCATACGTATGAACACTGAATGTTGAATCCAGTATAATAAGGTAGTCTAcggttcaaatttcaaatatttaagaaaaagggTTTAAAAGACAAAAAGAACAAACTCATATTGATTTCATAGTTATCCACATTCAGAGCTACCCATCTCAAAAAGTTTTAAGCTTCCTATGACGAGCTTGAAACTTGGATCCACATACCTGCAGCTGCTGCTTTTGTTCCTGAAGGAAATCCTTCCCATTCTGCTCTTCCAGGATCATCAAGATGGGCATGCCTAGAATGGACAAAATAATAACTCAAGTTTTCCAAATCAAACAAGAACTAACACAAACCAAGTACATGTTTTTTTTAGACTCCCATCACTACTCTACTAAAGATTCTTCTTTATTGTTTTACCCCCCATGTTCTGCTACTAAGTGCATAGCTATTAACAATTGTTTACATTTTCTAGATCAGCTTTAAATTTCTCAAGGAAAGTGACATAAATTTCAAAACAACATAGAAAGGTATAATTAACATGAGGATAGAGTTTTATCTTACACATCAATAAATCCAGGCATGACCACAGCCTCCCCATAATTGACCACTGCTGTGGACCGAGAATTTACATGCCAATTCTCTTCAGCAACAATAGATATAATTCTTCCTTGCTTTATCTCAACTGTTTATATCACACCAGGAGAAATAATTTGTCACCAGGAATGAGATTAAGCAGCTGATAAGACTACTAATAAAAAGTGACAGTCTAGTAACTTTCATTCTCTATCTATTTCCTGAAATCAGAGAATTTAAAACTTAGTTCAACAAACCTGCACCAGAAATTGTTCCGTTTGGAGTCACGATACGTTTGCTGGCTATCCAATAGTGATTGTGAGGCAGAAGGCTGCAATCACTTGAGGGAAGCTGAGGAATAAACCACCAGAAACTTTCTTGAGGATCATTCAGAAATTATAGAACAAAATAGTAGTACCTGAGGACAACATAATATGAAGTACATAAACTGGAAAAACCATGGGTAGATGCCTATTTCGCAATAATTttgctcaaaaaaaaaaagaaacaaaaggataCCAGAACTAGACAGCTAAATGAAAAATCATTAGGAACAGATAAAAACATAAGCTTGCCTCAAAGGCTCTTACATACTGCATGCAGGCATGCTGAAATTTGACCAACTTTTTAATTTATTCAGAAGAGGCTTTTTAAAACTTCTTTTATTAGTGCTTCATGAAGAGGCTTTCTGGAATTTGTTATTAAAAATAGAAAGTTTGATGTTGAATTAAGATTTTATCATCAAATCTCTTTAGCTTATCTTCAAATGAAAACAAAAAGGCCTTCATAAAATACCAACTCATTGTACAACATTTACATAACCAACAACTACATATCTACTTGTAATACAGTCAAGCTTTAAATGTTAAGCAAGATTAGTCTTTTTCTTCATTTCTGGAGATGGGTAGCCAAATAaccaatagattttcttttaTCATCCTCCCACTccccaaaccccccccccccccaccccccatccctccccctccccccccacataccaccaacaacaacataacccgtgtaatcccacaaagtggggtctgagaTCGTAGAATATATGCAGACCTTACCCTCGGTTCAagaacaccccccccccccaacacaGACACCAAATCCCTCATAAACAATTTTCTGCATAGGAAAAAA comes from Capsicum annuum cultivar UCD-10X-F1 chromosome 2, UCD10Xv1.1, whole genome shotgun sequence and encodes:
- the LOC107859400 gene encoding allantoinase isoform X1, with translation MCAWYWLVIFIHVTKYYNQELKNSKQKFGVSIKWRALYILVWRRVAREVRNMESGKRGFLALLPLLLSFLFYFDFSKKLPSSDCSLLPHNHYWIASKRIVTPNGTISGAVEIKQGRIISIVAEENWHVNSRSTAVVNYGEAVVMPGFIDVHAHLDDPGRAEWEGFPSGTKAAAAGGVTTLVDMPLNSAPSTVSEETLKLKVDAAEGRVYVDVGFWGGLVPENAENASSLERLLNAGVLGLKSFMVPSGINDFPMTTSSHIKEALPTLARYKRPLLVHAEVEVNLDGKLEMEDGVDNARSYSTYLKTRPASMEEAAINQLITLSKDTRAGGSAEGAHLHIVHLSDARTSLNLIKEAKQRGDSITVETCPHYLAFAAEDIPDGDTRFKCAPPIRDAANKEKLWDALLDGDIDMLSSDHSPAVPELKLLNEGDFLKAWGGVSSLQFVLPATWTYGRKYGITFEQLASWWSEKPAKLAGLTTKGAIAVGNQADIVVWEPDVEFNLDNDYPVHIKHPSISAYMGSRLAGKVLSTFVRGNLVYKEGNHTSQACALPILHR
- the LOC107859400 gene encoding allantoinase isoform X2, yielding MPGFIDVHAHLDDPGRAEWEGFPSGTKAAAAGGVTTLVDMPLNSAPSTVSEETLKLKVDAAEGRVYVDVGFWGGLVPENAENASSLERLLNAGVLGLKSFMVPSGINDFPMTTSSHIKEALPTLARYKRPLLVHAEVEVNLDGKLEMEDGVDNARSYSTYLKTRPASMEEAAINQLITLSKDTRAGGSAEGAHLHIVHLSDARTSLNLIKEAKQRGDSITVETCPHYLAFAAEDIPDGDTRFKCAPPIRDAANKEKLWDALLDGDIDMLSSDHSPAVPELKLLNEGDFLKAWGGVSSLQFVLPATWTYGRKYGITFEQLASWWSEKPAKLAGLTTKGAIAVGNQADIVVWEPDVEFNLDNDYPVHIKHPSISAYMGSRLAGKVLSTFVRGNLVYKEGNHTSQACALPILHR